From the genome of Candidatus Rokuibacteriota bacterium, one region includes:
- a CDS encoding TRAP transporter large permease subunit has protein sequence MDWYVFAGLLACLVAALIVLGVPVAVSLGLTSALFLLVELGPDRTLAVLGTEFFEFWTNYPLIAVPLFILMGEFLFVGGTADDIFDIASKWLQGIRGGLAIVTIGAGAIFGALSGSSLAAVSTFGTLALPKLLDRGYDKRLAVG, from the coding sequence ATGGACTGGTATGTCTTCGCCGGCCTGCTAGCCTGCCTCGTCGCGGCGCTCATCGTGCTGGGCGTGCCGGTCGCGGTGAGCCTCGGCCTGACGAGCGCCCTCTTTCTTCTCGTCGAGCTGGGCCCTGACCGGACACTCGCCGTCCTCGGAACGGAGTTCTTCGAGTTCTGGACGAACTACCCCCTCATCGCGGTGCCGCTCTTCATCCTCATGGGCGAGTTCCTGTTCGTGGGAGGCACCGCTGACGACATCTTCGACATCGCCTCCAAGTGGCTGCAAGGGATCCGGGGGGGGCTCGCCATCGTGACGATCGGCGCGGGCGCCATCTTCGGCGCCCTGAGCGGGTCCAGCCTGGCGGCGGTCTCGACGTTCGGGACCCTCGCGCTGCCGAAGTTGCTCGATCGCGGGTACGATAAGCGCCTTGCCGTGGGCG
- a CDS encoding TRAP transporter small permease subunit: protein MTRALPRSERPALVQRVAGTIDRLSGFLAQLAGVALLGMMLVVCYGVVMRYAFRAPVAWVNEFARFSFLPVVALGLAFALRQGAHVATEFFTGVLSDRARNGLRLLSVTLFFAYGVLSCWAGWRLASVAFAKALRSDEAEIPLVVVQAVIPIGFLALSLQALVETGRALLGDARQTRPSNGAHPR from the coding sequence GTGACCCGGGCCCTCCCCCGGAGCGAGCGACCGGCACTGGTTCAGCGGGTAGCCGGGACCATCGACCGGCTGAGCGGGTTCCTGGCGCAGCTGGCCGGGGTGGCGCTCCTCGGGATGATGCTGGTCGTGTGCTACGGGGTGGTCATGCGCTACGCGTTTCGGGCCCCGGTGGCATGGGTGAACGAGTTCGCGCGCTTCAGCTTCCTGCCCGTGGTCGCCCTGGGCCTCGCCTTCGCGCTCCGGCAGGGCGCGCATGTGGCGACCGAGTTCTTCACCGGCGTGCTCTCCGACCGCGCGCGAAACGGGCTCCGTCTGTTGTCGGTCACGCTCTTCTTCGCCTACGGGGTGCTCTCCTGCTGGGCCGGGTGGCGGCTGGCATCGGTGGCATTCGCCAAGGCACTGCGCTCCGATGAGGCCGAGATTCCTCTCGTCGTGGTCCAGGCCGTGATTCCGATCGGATTCCTTGCGCTGAGCCTGCAGGCGCTCGTCGAGACGGGGCGGGCTCTGCTCGGGGATGCGCGCCAGACACGGCCGTCGAATGGCGCGCATCCGCGCTGA
- a CDS encoding TRAP transporter substrate-binding protein, with the protein MGMTRGHVGAIYRAGIAVAVSLGLAALAWVPPAQSAEPITIKMASYGGPSYPIRIHLETVKEMLEKRSQGRIKVDHYPAESLVKLAKAFDAVIDNVVQIALTSAAYEPKRMGVVAAVANSPWNWDAYKFGDHYREPGSFYDFAAPHFEKNGLKLMSWPNVPHGEVFSSKPIRKLEDFKGKMLRTVSSLKDPLKLLGAEPIFIPTSELFNAIQRGTVDGGTLAISSIFSEKYFEVAPHIQIANLYTGSLPVIMNLKFFNSLPPDMKTLVWDTFVEADKQYYRKIRQDTTEVINQLKSMKPKVQVYEVPAEEVARWKAALKPFNDEMARTWGAEWTRFEKIRETLK; encoded by the coding sequence ATGGGAATGACGAGGGGACACGTCGGAGCGATCTATCGGGCCGGAATCGCCGTGGCCGTCAGCCTCGGCCTGGCGGCCCTCGCCTGGGTCCCGCCGGCGCAGTCGGCGGAGCCGATCACCATCAAGATGGCCTCGTACGGGGGACCCAGCTATCCGATCCGGATCCACCTGGAGACCGTCAAGGAGATGCTCGAGAAGCGCTCGCAGGGGCGCATCAAGGTGGACCATTACCCTGCGGAGTCCCTCGTCAAGCTGGCGAAGGCCTTCGACGCGGTCATCGACAACGTGGTGCAGATCGCGCTCACCTCGGCGGCGTATGAGCCCAAGCGGATGGGAGTCGTGGCCGCCGTCGCGAACTCGCCCTGGAACTGGGACGCCTACAAGTTCGGGGACCACTACCGGGAGCCCGGCAGCTTCTACGACTTCGCGGCGCCGCACTTCGAGAAGAACGGCCTGAAGCTGATGAGCTGGCCGAACGTCCCGCACGGGGAGGTCTTCTCGTCGAAGCCGATTCGGAAGCTGGAAGACTTCAAGGGCAAGATGTTGCGGACCGTCAGCAGCCTCAAGGACCCGCTCAAGCTGCTCGGCGCAGAGCCCATCTTCATCCCCACCTCGGAGCTCTTCAACGCCATCCAGCGCGGGACCGTGGACGGCGGGACGCTGGCGATCTCCAGCATCTTCAGCGAGAAATACTTCGAGGTGGCGCCGCATATCCAGATCGCCAACCTCTACACGGGCTCCCTCCCGGTGATCATGAATCTCAAGTTCTTCAACAGCCTGCCGCCGGACATGAAGACATTGGTCTGGGACACCTTCGTGGAGGCCGACAAGCAGTACTACCGCAAGATCAGGCAGGACACGACCGAGGTGATCAACCAGCTCAAGAGCATGAAGCCCAAGGTGCAGGTCTACGAGGTTCCCGCCGAGGAGGTGGCGCGGTGGAAAGCAGCCCTGAAGCCGTTCAATGACGAGATGGCGAGGACGTGGGGAGCGGAGTGGACGAGATTCGAGAAGATCCGCGAGACGCTCAAGTGA
- a CDS encoding FadR family transcriptional regulator: MTQIRDLIIGRRLPPGTRLGLERDLVNASGLSRPTVREAIQILEQDGLLQVKPGPKGGLIVTGLDATQVVRALGYLLEYEATPPSDFLEARKEIEVTSARLAALNATGDDLAAIAETIVELQATGRVDSVFIVDSSLRFHLAVARASRNQVLLRMTESLIDLVLRSTVRVDFTAELRDQMVRAHQRIFDAIRNHDAEGVARRMRRHLEGFTEYVESTDQSERLKNSRDTSDDLFERLRLTRTQSKV, encoded by the coding sequence GTGACCCAGATCAGGGATCTCATCATCGGCCGGCGCTTGCCCCCAGGCACGCGACTTGGCTTGGAGCGCGATCTGGTCAACGCCTCGGGGCTCAGCCGCCCGACGGTGAGAGAGGCCATCCAGATCCTCGAGCAGGACGGACTCCTCCAGGTGAAGCCTGGACCGAAGGGCGGCCTCATCGTGACTGGGCTTGACGCCACCCAGGTCGTCCGCGCCCTGGGGTATCTCCTCGAGTACGAGGCAACGCCCCCGTCCGACTTTCTCGAGGCGCGCAAGGAGATCGAGGTGACGAGTGCCCGGCTGGCGGCCCTGAATGCCACGGGGGACGACCTCGCCGCCATCGCCGAGACCATCGTGGAGTTGCAAGCGACCGGGCGGGTCGATTCCGTCTTCATCGTGGACTCGAGCCTTCGCTTTCACTTGGCGGTCGCGCGCGCCTCGCGGAACCAGGTCCTGCTGCGGATGACCGAGAGCTTGATCGACCTGGTGCTCCGATCGACGGTGCGCGTGGATTTCACGGCCGAACTTCGCGACCAGATGGTCCGCGCTCATCAGCGCATCTTCGACGCGATTCGAAATCACGACGCCGAGGGCGTGGCCCGTCGCATGCGACGCCATCTCGAAGGGTTCACGGAGTATGTCGAGAGTACGGACCAGTCGGAGCGATTGAAGAACTCACGGGATACCAGTGACGATCTCTTCGAGCGGCTGCGACTCACCCGAACACAGTCGAAGGTGTGA
- a CDS encoding methylmalonyl-CoA mutase: protein MPAEDRRGRDDEQARRRTSVRQFVSSSGIPLKPCYVPEGARQDAGTAETGRPGEFPYTRGIHPLMYREQLWSMRKNAGYASPAETNALFKMLAKNGLTGFNLAIDLPTQMGYDSDHPRARGEVGRTGVALDTVEDLEAVYEGIPLASTSTSSAINGIAPIFMAMYVVAAERQGAKPDQLRGTWQNDILKEMLARGTYLFPPKPSIRLVCDVIEYCMKAAPRFYPVSVSSCHMVQAGATAVQGLAYTFLNAMVYIDEMLRRGYHIDEVVPCFTFLTQSNLDLFETVARARAARRVWAKLMKTRYGASTPKALAFKAAMATDQTELTIEQPLNNLARLTLGVLGAVLGGAQSVMAAAYDEAFDIASEESNRLSLMLQNIIAYETRVPYVADPLGGSYYVEALTSAVEEEVDRIIEEIEHIGGMVAAIEQGIVQRRISEPAFQKQQRIEAGEEIVVGVNKFRVDEDRSRYEKDVYQYDAAFEKQQVERLQARRRLRDARAVQAALDAVRKAAEDPRANTIPPLIEACRVDATVGEMTEVLRTVFGTFRVPTGF, encoded by the coding sequence ATGCCAGCCGAAGACCGGAGAGGCCGCGATGATGAGCAAGCTCGGCGCCGCACGTCCGTCCGTCAGTTCGTGAGCTCATCGGGCATTCCTCTGAAGCCGTGCTATGTCCCCGAAGGCGCCCGGCAGGACGCTGGCACCGCGGAGACCGGGAGACCGGGGGAGTTCCCGTATACCCGGGGCATTCATCCCCTGATGTATCGCGAGCAGCTATGGAGCATGCGGAAGAACGCCGGCTATGCCTCGCCCGCGGAAACGAACGCGCTGTTCAAGATGCTGGCGAAGAACGGCCTGACCGGCTTCAACCTCGCCATCGACCTTCCCACGCAGATGGGGTACGACTCAGATCACCCGAGGGCCCGCGGTGAAGTCGGCAGAACCGGCGTGGCCCTGGACACGGTGGAAGATCTCGAAGCCGTGTACGAGGGGATTCCACTGGCCAGCACCAGCACCTCCTCGGCGATCAATGGCATCGCCCCCATCTTCATGGCCATGTACGTGGTCGCGGCCGAACGCCAGGGAGCGAAGCCAGATCAGCTGCGTGGAACGTGGCAGAACGACATCTTGAAGGAAATGCTGGCCCGCGGAACGTATCTCTTCCCTCCGAAGCCCTCGATCCGCCTGGTGTGCGACGTGATCGAGTACTGCATGAAGGCGGCCCCCAGGTTCTATCCGGTGAGCGTGTCCAGTTGCCACATGGTCCAGGCCGGCGCCACGGCAGTCCAGGGCCTTGCGTACACCTTCTTGAATGCCATGGTCTATATCGATGAGATGCTGCGCCGCGGTTATCACATCGACGAGGTGGTCCCCTGCTTCACCTTCCTGACCCAGAGCAATCTGGATCTCTTCGAGACGGTGGCAAGGGCGAGGGCGGCCCGGCGGGTGTGGGCCAAGCTGATGAAGACTCGCTATGGGGCCTCGACCCCCAAGGCACTGGCGTTCAAGGCGGCCATGGCCACGGATCAGACGGAGCTCACCATCGAGCAGCCCCTGAACAACCTGGCCCGTCTCACCCTGGGGGTTCTGGGAGCGGTGCTGGGGGGCGCTCAGTCCGTCATGGCGGCTGCCTACGACGAGGCGTTTGACATTGCCTCGGAGGAGTCAAACCGCCTGAGCTTGATGCTCCAGAACATCATCGCCTACGAGACCCGCGTGCCGTACGTGGCCGATCCGCTGGGAGGCTCCTACTACGTGGAAGCGCTCACCAGCGCGGTGGAAGAGGAGGTCGACCGCATCATCGAGGAGATCGAGCATATCGGCGGGATGGTCGCCGCCATCGAGCAGGGCATTGTCCAAAGGCGGATATCCGAGCCAGCCTTCCAGAAGCAGCAACGGATCGAGGCGGGGGAGGAGATCGTCGTCGGCGTCAACAAGTTCCGGGTGGACGAGGATCGCTCCCGATACGAGAAGGACGTGTATCAGTACGACGCGGCGTTCGAGAAGCAGCAAGTCGAGAGGCTGCAGGCGAGGCGTCGACTCCGAGACGCGAGGGCCGTACAGGCGGCCCTCGACGCGGTCCGTAAGGCGGCCGAGGATCCTCGTGCCAACACGATCCCCCCCTTGATCGAAGCGTGTCGGGTGGACGCAACAGTGGGCGAGATGACCGAAGTCCTGCGGACGGTGTTCGGCACGTTCCGGGTGCCGACTGGCTTCTGA
- a CDS encoding cobalamin B12-binding domain-containing protein, with amino-acid sequence MSEQTTQRIKVLIAKVGLDGHERGAKVVVHALKNAGMEVVYTGLHQTPEEVARAAMQEDVDVVGLSVLSGAHVVLAQAVAQQLRERGMEDVLLMIGGTILQRDVPALRAAGFQGVFGVGSTLGEIVAFVRSGTQHPAVS; translated from the coding sequence ATGAGTGAGCAGACAACTCAGCGAATCAAGGTCCTGATTGCAAAGGTCGGCCTCGACGGCCATGAGCGTGGCGCCAAAGTCGTGGTGCACGCGCTCAAGAATGCCGGCATGGAGGTCGTGTACACGGGCCTCCATCAAACGCCCGAAGAAGTGGCGAGGGCGGCCATGCAGGAGGACGTCGACGTCGTGGGCCTGAGCGTTCTCTCGGGCGCGCACGTGGTCCTTGCGCAAGCGGTGGCGCAGCAACTGCGGGAACGTGGGATGGAGGATGTCCTTCTGATGATCGGCGGCACCATTCTCCAGAGGGACGTTCCTGCCTTGAGAGCGGCCGGCTTCCAGGGGGTATTTGGGGTGGGAAGCACGCTGGGCGAGATCGTCGCGTTCGTGCGAAGCGGCACGCAGCACCCGGCCGTCTCGTGA
- a CDS encoding enoyl-CoA hydratase/isomerase family protein, with amino-acid sequence MRPKAEADLLLERDNGVSSITLNRPAKRNALLPDQLVRLQEMLGSIARDPSCRVLVIRGHGGHAFCAGYEIGAIPLESPDTPHRLLRGTMAAIEELPVPVIAMIEGVCMGAGCELAAACDIRLCSDKARIGMPPAKLGVLYHPTGVERFINLVGVGWTKYLFLTGRSLDAATARTIGLVHEVLPEQELQAYTQAFARAMAENAPLSVSGAKGTVRILAHRRVAFSDMDRMDKWIGACFASEDAEEGRRAFSEKRKPRFRGR; translated from the coding sequence ATGCGTCCCAAGGCTGAGGCGGATCTGTTGCTCGAGCGTGACAACGGCGTCTCCTCGATTACCCTCAATCGCCCCGCGAAGCGCAATGCGCTGCTGCCCGATCAGCTGGTGCGACTCCAGGAGATGCTGGGGAGTATCGCGCGGGACCCGAGCTGCCGGGTCCTCGTGATCCGGGGACACGGGGGCCATGCCTTCTGCGCGGGCTACGAGATCGGGGCCATCCCGCTCGAATCGCCCGACACCCCTCATCGGCTGCTCCGCGGCACCATGGCGGCGATCGAGGAGCTGCCGGTACCGGTCATTGCCATGATCGAAGGGGTTTGCATGGGGGCTGGGTGTGAACTGGCGGCCGCCTGTGACATCCGTCTGTGCAGCGACAAGGCCCGAATCGGGATGCCGCCGGCAAAGCTGGGAGTTCTCTATCACCCGACGGGGGTGGAACGGTTCATCAATCTCGTGGGTGTCGGCTGGACGAAGTACCTCTTCCTCACCGGGCGATCGCTGGATGCCGCGACGGCGAGGACCATCGGCCTGGTTCACGAGGTCCTGCCCGAGCAGGAGTTGCAGGCGTACACGCAGGCGTTTGCTCGGGCGATGGCCGAGAACGCGCCGCTATCCGTCAGTGGCGCCAAGGGGACGGTGAGGATCCTCGCGCATCGTCGGGTGGCGTTCAGCGACATGGACCGCATGGATAAGTGGATCGGGGCGTGCTTCGCGAGCGAGGACGCCGAAGAGGGCCGCCGCGCGTTTTCCGAGAAGCGCAAACCGAGATTCAGAGGGCGGTGA